In Clostridium sp. SY8519, one genomic interval encodes:
- a CDS encoding [Fe-Fe] hydrogenase large subunit C-terminal domain-containing protein, whose amino-acid sequence MNQNKFYHSVYLRSELCEGCIHCLKRCPTAAIRVTSGKASIIKEFCIDCGECIIHCPHNAKETRRDDYHFVRNQYDYLVALVDPSIYGQFNHLTDINIILSALIGMGFDDVFEVGLAYEYIMDKARDYIAEHPDIRPVINPTCPSVERLIRVRFPSLIENILPYVPPTEIAAQAALHIALEKSGLPEERIGIIYISPCPAQISFVHDPFGTDTQTVDKTIALKDIYPDLITAMKDAAAHPLHLSRCGKIGITVGTTCSEAKSLGTRNYLAADGIENVIRVLNDIEDGKITEELVYAELKGCSAGCVGGVLNVENPYYARAKIKQLEERTAPSQSHREFFEDRCGIHPEWTSPLLYEPVYRLGDDLFDSMQKMTDVEEILKTLPGLDCGSCGCPTCRTLAEDIVRGAPGAQRENCIYMLRGLYSRMIKEQKQAAAAAETPDTQKPPAADSADTGSSKD is encoded by the coding sequence ATGAATCAAAACAAATTTTATCACTCGGTTTACCTGCGCAGCGAATTGTGCGAAGGGTGCATCCACTGTCTGAAACGATGCCCCACTGCCGCGATCCGCGTCACCAGCGGGAAGGCCAGCATCATCAAAGAATTCTGCATCGACTGCGGAGAATGTATCATTCACTGTCCCCACAACGCAAAGGAAACCCGGCGGGATGACTATCATTTTGTCCGAAACCAATACGACTATCTTGTGGCCCTGGTCGATCCGTCGATTTACGGACAGTTCAATCATCTGACCGATATCAACATCATCCTGTCCGCCCTGATTGGCATGGGATTTGATGACGTGTTCGAAGTGGGCCTGGCCTATGAATACATTATGGATAAAGCCAGGGACTATATCGCCGAGCATCCGGACATCCGTCCGGTGATCAATCCGACCTGCCCGTCAGTGGAACGGCTGATCCGCGTGCGTTTTCCCAGCCTGATCGAGAATATTCTCCCTTATGTGCCGCCCACGGAAATAGCCGCCCAGGCCGCTCTGCATATCGCACTGGAAAAATCCGGCCTGCCCGAGGAACGGATCGGCATCATCTATATTTCTCCCTGTCCGGCACAGATTTCCTTTGTACATGATCCCTTCGGCACGGATACCCAGACGGTGGACAAGACCATCGCCCTGAAGGACATTTATCCTGATCTGATCACAGCCATGAAAGATGCCGCCGCCCACCCGCTCCATCTCTCCCGCTGCGGAAAAATCGGCATTACCGTGGGAACCACCTGTTCGGAGGCCAAAAGCCTAGGGACCCGCAACTACCTGGCCGCCGACGGCATCGAAAACGTGATCCGGGTGCTCAATGACATCGAAGACGGCAAGATCACCGAAGAGCTGGTTTACGCGGAGTTAAAGGGATGCAGCGCCGGCTGTGTCGGCGGAGTCCTGAATGTGGAAAATCCCTACTATGCCCGCGCCAAGATCAAACAGCTGGAGGAGCGCACCGCGCCCAGCCAGTCCCACCGGGAATTCTTCGAGGACCGGTGCGGGATCCATCCGGAATGGACCTCTCCGCTGTTATATGAACCGGTATACCGTCTCGGTGATGACCTGTTTGACAGCATGCAGAAAATGACGGATGTGGAGGAAATCTTAAAGACACTTCCCGGCCTGGACTGCGGTTCCTGCGGCTGCCCCACCTGCCGCACCCTGGCAGAAGATATTGTGCGGGGAGCTCCCGGTGCCCAGCGGGAAAACTGCATCTACATGCTGCGGGGACTCTACAGCCGTATGATAAAAGAACAGAAACAAGCAGCTGCCGCAGCCGAAACACCGGATACACAGAAACCACCGGCTGCTGATTCCGCGGATACCGGCAGCAGCAAAGACTGA
- a CDS encoding elongation factor G: MNVYTTDKIRNVVLLGHGGVGKTTIAEAMAYLSGLTSRMGTVSDGNTISDYDKEEIKRKFSISTSVIPIEWNDTKINILDTPGLFDFVGEVEEAVSAADAAVIVVDGKSGIQVGTQKAWEICDRYNIPRLICVTGMDDDNASFRQTVMDMQELYGKKIAPFHIPVRQDEKLIGYVNIITREGGRWNDRHEVEAMEVPEYSKKNLELLRETLMESVAETSEEFMDRYFSGEEFSENEIRAALRVNVLDGSIVPISFASGINARGIYTLLDDIVKYLPSPDKRQCKGINTKTNQVFDADYDFSKPKTAYIFKTIVDPFIGKYSLIKVNSGVLKTDDVMYNEERGMDDKIGKIYVMRGNKPEEVPELHAGDIGALAKLTKAVTTDTLSTKASPVLYIRTVLSQPYTCKAYQAVNKGDEDKISQALGRMMQEDLTLKNVIDSENRQSLLYGIGEQQLDVVVSKLQEKYKVSITLSKPRIAYKETIRKKADVENKYKKQSGGHGQYGHVKMTFEPSGDLDTPYVFEQTVVGGAVPKNYFPAVEKGIQEAVTAGPLAGYPVVGVKAVLYDGSYHPVDSSEMAFKTATIQAFKKGFMEASPVLLEPIASLKVEIPDRFTGDVMGDLNKRRGRVLGMNPMDGGKQEIVADIPVAELDGYNTDLRSMTGGAGVYSYEVSRYEQAPQEIQEKEVAARAADE, encoded by the coding sequence ATGAACGTTTATACTACAGACAAAATCCGTAACGTCGTTCTTTTAGGCCATGGCGGAGTGGGCAAGACCACGATCGCAGAGGCTATGGCATATCTTTCCGGACTGACCAGCCGCATGGGCACCGTCAGTGACGGAAATACGATCAGTGATTATGATAAAGAAGAAATAAAAAGAAAGTTTTCCATCAGCACATCGGTAATCCCCATTGAATGGAATGATACAAAAATCAATATTCTCGATACCCCGGGCCTCTTTGATTTTGTCGGGGAAGTGGAAGAAGCGGTTTCCGCTGCAGATGCGGCGGTCATTGTTGTCGACGGCAAATCCGGGATTCAGGTGGGAACCCAGAAAGCCTGGGAAATCTGCGACCGTTATAATATTCCCCGCCTGATCTGCGTAACCGGCATGGATGATGACAATGCCAGCTTCCGTCAGACTGTGATGGATATGCAGGAGTTATACGGCAAGAAGATCGCGCCGTTCCACATTCCGGTCCGTCAGGATGAAAAACTGATCGGTTATGTAAATATCATTACCCGGGAGGGCGGCAGATGGAATGACCGGCATGAAGTCGAAGCAATGGAAGTGCCGGAATACAGCAAGAAGAATCTGGAGCTTCTGCGGGAGACTCTGATGGAATCCGTGGCGGAGACCAGCGAGGAATTTATGGACCGTTATTTCAGCGGAGAGGAATTTTCCGAAAACGAGATCCGGGCGGCTCTGCGTGTCAATGTGCTGGACGGAAGCATCGTGCCGATTTCCTTCGCCTCCGGAATCAATGCCCGGGGTATTTACACGCTGCTGGATGATATTGTGAAATATCTTCCCAGTCCGGACAAACGGCAGTGCAAGGGAATCAACACCAAAACCAATCAGGTCTTTGACGCGGACTATGATTTTTCCAAACCGAAAACCGCGTATATTTTCAAAACGATTGTGGATCCCTTTATCGGAAAATATTCCCTTATTAAAGTCAATTCCGGTGTCCTCAAGACCGATGATGTGATGTATAACGAGGAGCGGGGCATGGATGACAAGATCGGAAAGATCTATGTCATGCGGGGAAACAAGCCGGAAGAAGTACCGGAACTGCATGCAGGGGACATTGGCGCCCTGGCCAAACTCACCAAGGCAGTGACGACAGATACGCTGTCAACCAAGGCCTCACCGGTGCTTTATATCCGCACCGTTCTGTCACAGCCTTACACCTGCAAGGCATATCAGGCAGTAAACAAGGGGGATGAGGATAAGATTTCCCAGGCCCTCGGCCGGATGATGCAGGAAGACCTGACCCTGAAAAACGTGATTGACAGCGAGAACCGTCAGTCTCTGCTGTATGGAATCGGGGAGCAGCAGCTGGATGTTGTGGTCAGCAAACTGCAGGAAAAATATAAAGTGTCCATTACATTGAGCAAACCGCGGATTGCGTATAAGGAAACAATCCGGAAAAAGGCAGATGTGGAAAACAAGTACAAAAAACAGTCCGGCGGTCATGGCCAGTACGGACATGTCAAGATGACCTTCGAGCCTTCCGGTGATCTGGATACGCCCTACGTATTTGAACAGACGGTAGTCGGCGGCGCTGTGCCGAAGAACTATTTCCCGGCAGTGGAAAAGGGAATTCAGGAGGCCGTTACGGCCGGACCGCTGGCAGGCTATCCGGTGGTGGGCGTTAAAGCTGTTTTATATGACGGTTCCTATCATCCGGTGGATTCTTCGGAAATGGCCTTCAAGACAGCGACCATTCAGGCTTTTAAAAAAGGATTTATGGAAGCCTCTCCGGTTCTTCTGGAGCCCATCGCGTCTCTGAAGGTGGAGATTCCGGACCGGTTTACCGGCGATGTGATGGGAGATCTGAACAAACGGCGGGGACGTGTGCTTGGCATGAATCCCATGGACGGCGGCAAACAGGAGATTGTCGCAGACATTCCTGTGGCAGAGCTGGATGGTTATAACACCGATCTGCGGTCCATGACCGGAGGCGCCGGCGTATATTCCTATGAAGTGTCACGCTATGAACAGGCGCCGCAGGAAATCCAGGAGAAGGAAGTGGCAGCCAGGGCTGCGGATGAATAA
- a CDS encoding ATP-binding protein, whose protein sequence is MTSIKYHYTVDGEDFTRAGEASSDLKRKLKQMHISPEIIRRVSIALYEGEINMVIHANGGTIDVEIDPEKIDMLLKDTGPGIEDVDKAMQEGYTTATSQIMSLGFGAGMGLPNMKKSSDTMSIDTKAGVGTTVHMTVNLR, encoded by the coding sequence GTGACTAGTATCAAATATCATTATACCGTTGACGGAGAGGATTTTACCCGCGCCGGGGAAGCCAGCAGCGATCTGAAACGAAAGCTGAAACAGATGCACATTTCTCCGGAAATCATCCGGCGGGTCTCCATCGCCCTGTATGAAGGAGAAATCAACATGGTGATCCACGCCAACGGCGGAACCATTGATGTGGAAATCGATCCGGAAAAAATCGATATGCTGCTCAAGGACACGGGCCCTGGGATCGAAGATGTGGACAAAGCCATGCAGGAAGGCTACACCACCGCCACCTCCCAGATTATGTCCCTGGGATTCGGCGCGGGCATGGGACTGCCCAATATGAAAAAGTCTTCCGACACCATGTCCATTGACACCAAAGCCGGCGTCGGAACCACGGTGCATATGACCGTTAACCTGCGCTGA
- the leuS gene encoding leucine--tRNA ligase, with the protein MSVPYNHREVEQKWRKIWKEKPVNVNDGKKPKYYCLDMFPYPSGNGLHVGHWRGYVISDVWSRYKLQQGHYIIHPMGWDAFGLPAENYAIKMGTHPAITTASNIKNIKRQINEISALYDWDMEVNTTDPSFYKWTQWIFVQMFKKGLAYQKEMPINWCPSCKTGLANEEVVNGKCERCGADVTKKNLNQWMLKITDYADRLLDDLDKLDWPEKVKKMQTDWIGKSYGAEVNFRVDGSDRTITVYTTRPDTLHGATFMVLAPEHAMASELATPEQKGAVEDYIYQTSLKSSVDRMQDKEKTGVFTGSYAINPINGKKVPIWLADYVLADYGTGAVMCVPAHDDRDFEFAVKYGIPVVQVIAKDGKEIEHMTEPYTEARGTMINSGSWNGMESSELKKKAPHIIEEMGCGRATTNYKLRDWVFSRQRYWGEPIPIVHCPHCGAVPVPEEELPLLLPEVESYQPTGTGESPLAAITDWVNTTCPCCGRPAKRETNTMPQWAGSSWYFLRYIDNKNDKELVSREKADKYLPVDMYIGGVEHAVLHLLYSRFYTKFLYDIGVIDFDEPFKKLFNQGMITGKNGIKMSKSKGNVISPDDLVRDYGCDSLRLYELFVGPPELDSEWDDRGIDGVYRFISKFWKLVMDQKDANAAPTKELVKLRHKLIYDITTRLESFSLNTVISGFMEYNNKLNDLAKKGGVDKETLETFVVLLSPFAPHISEELYHQLGHEDSVFTAGWPSYDEEAMKDDEKEIAVQINGKTKGVVTIAADASKEDALAAAKEVLGDKLTGTIVKEIYVPGRIVNIVQK; encoded by the coding sequence ATGTCAGTACCATATAACCACCGTGAGGTGGAGCAGAAATGGCGGAAAATCTGGAAAGAAAAACCAGTAAATGTCAACGACGGCAAAAAGCCGAAATACTATTGCCTGGATATGTTTCCGTATCCATCCGGCAACGGACTCCATGTGGGACACTGGAGGGGATATGTGATCTCAGATGTCTGGAGCAGATATAAGCTGCAGCAAGGTCATTATATTATTCATCCGATGGGCTGGGACGCCTTCGGCCTGCCGGCTGAGAATTACGCGATCAAGATGGGAACCCATCCGGCGATCACCACCGCTTCCAATATCAAAAATATCAAGCGGCAGATCAACGAAATCTCCGCTCTGTATGACTGGGATATGGAAGTCAACACCACAGATCCGTCCTTTTACAAATGGACCCAGTGGATCTTTGTGCAGATGTTTAAAAAGGGACTGGCGTATCAGAAGGAAATGCCCATTAACTGGTGTCCGTCCTGCAAGACCGGACTGGCCAATGAAGAAGTGGTTAACGGCAAGTGCGAACGGTGCGGGGCTGATGTTACCAAGAAAAATCTGAACCAGTGGATGCTGAAAATCACAGATTACGCAGATCGTCTGCTGGATGATCTGGACAAGCTGGACTGGCCGGAAAAAGTCAAAAAAATGCAGACCGACTGGATCGGCAAGAGTTACGGGGCAGAAGTGAACTTCCGCGTAGATGGCTCTGACCGTACGATTACGGTATATACCACCCGTCCGGATACCCTGCATGGCGCCACATTTATGGTGCTTGCGCCGGAGCATGCCATGGCATCGGAACTGGCGACACCGGAGCAGAAAGGGGCCGTAGAAGACTATATTTATCAGACTTCTCTGAAATCTTCAGTAGACCGGATGCAGGACAAGGAGAAGACAGGTGTGTTCACCGGATCGTATGCGATTAATCCGATCAACGGCAAAAAAGTGCCGATCTGGCTGGCCGATTATGTGCTTGCGGATTACGGTACCGGCGCGGTGATGTGTGTGCCGGCCCATGATGACCGTGATTTTGAATTCGCGGTGAAGTACGGCATACCGGTGGTTCAGGTCATTGCCAAAGACGGAAAAGAAATTGAGCACATGACAGAGCCTTATACGGAAGCCCGGGGAACCATGATTAATTCCGGCAGCTGGAACGGCATGGAATCTTCGGAATTAAAGAAAAAGGCACCCCACATCATCGAAGAGATGGGATGCGGCAGGGCAACGACGAACTATAAGCTCAGAGACTGGGTATTCTCCCGCCAGAGATACTGGGGCGAGCCGATTCCGATCGTACACTGCCCCCATTGCGGAGCTGTGCCGGTACCGGAAGAAGAGCTTCCTCTGCTGCTTCCGGAAGTGGAGTCCTATCAGCCCACCGGAACAGGGGAATCCCCGCTGGCAGCGATTACGGACTGGGTAAACACCACCTGTCCCTGCTGCGGCAGACCGGCCAAGCGCGAAACCAACACCATGCCCCAGTGGGCAGGGTCTTCCTGGTATTTCCTGCGCTATATTGACAATAAGAATGACAAAGAACTGGTATCCCGGGAGAAAGCAGACAAATATCTGCCGGTGGATATGTACATCGGCGGCGTGGAGCATGCGGTGCTGCATCTGCTGTATTCCAGATTTTATACCAAATTCCTGTATGACATTGGTGTCATTGATTTCGATGAGCCGTTTAAGAAACTGTTCAACCAGGGCATGATCACCGGCAAGAACGGAATCAAAATGAGCAAATCCAAGGGAAATGTCATTTCACCGGATGATCTGGTCAGAGATTACGGCTGTGATTCGCTGCGGCTGTACGAGCTGTTTGTAGGACCGCCGGAACTGGACTCCGAATGGGATGACCGAGGAATCGACGGTGTATACCGCTTTATCAGCAAGTTCTGGAAACTGGTGATGGATCAGAAGGATGCCAATGCGGCACCGACAAAAGAACTGGTGAAACTCCGGCATAAACTGATTTATGACATTACCACACGTCTGGAGAGCTTTAGTTTGAATACGGTAATTTCCGGATTTATGGAATACAATAACAAGCTGAATGATCTGGCGAAGAAGGGCGGCGTGGACAAAGAGACACTGGAGACATTCGTGGTTCTGCTGTCTCCCTTCGCACCACACATCAGCGAAGAACTCTATCATCAGCTGGGGCATGAAGATTCTGTCTTTACTGCCGGCTGGCCTTCCTATGATGAAGAAGCCATGAAAGATGATGAAAAAGAGATCGCAGTACAGATCAACGGAAAGACCAAAGGTGTGGTAACCATTGCTGCAGATGCGTCCAAGGAGGATGCTTTGGCAGCGGCAAAAGAAGTGCTGGGAGACAAACTGACAGGTACGATTGTCAAGGAGATTTATGTGCCGGGACGGATCGTAAATATTGTGCAGAAATAA
- a CDS encoding prephenate dehydrogenase, protein MFPNRIGYIGLGHIGGSIAKTVHRLFPDTFQIACDPDPDTIASALREGVISEGYDRLNDAFAACQLVLLCAPVLKNSEYISHLLNIIHEDMILSDIGSVKTGIHEQVAKYPDLERCFVGGHPMCGTEHTGYEYSADYMLENAYYILTPSDTVPQEKTDAMYAFAQSIGALPMVMDYRKHDHVVGSVSHLPHVISATLVNLVSRLDDENQTMRTVAAGGFKDITRISSSSPDMWENICLANRDEILRLVDTYVASIQQIRERIAASDGSGIHSFFSSAKNYRDSINVSGQGSVHPIYQLFCDLIDEAGGIATIATILASNNISIKNIGIIHNREFEQGVLQVEFYQKEAFENARDLLKKYHYTVYER, encoded by the coding sequence ATGTTTCCCAACCGCATCGGTTACATCGGACTCGGCCACATCGGCGGTTCCATTGCCAAGACTGTGCACCGTCTGTTTCCGGACACCTTTCAGATTGCCTGTGACCCGGATCCGGACACCATTGCCAGCGCGCTGCGGGAAGGCGTCATTTCCGAGGGATACGACCGACTGAATGACGCCTTTGCCGCCTGCCAGCTGGTGCTTCTGTGCGCTCCGGTTCTGAAAAACTCCGAATATATCAGCCATCTGCTGAACATCATCCATGAGGATATGATACTGTCCGATATCGGCAGTGTGAAAACCGGCATCCATGAACAGGTGGCAAAATATCCCGATCTGGAGCGCTGTTTTGTCGGCGGACATCCCATGTGCGGCACTGAGCATACCGGGTACGAATATTCCGCGGATTATATGCTGGAAAATGCCTACTACATCCTTACCCCCTCGGATACTGTTCCGCAGGAAAAGACGGATGCCATGTACGCCTTTGCCCAGTCCATCGGTGCCCTTCCCATGGTGATGGACTACCGAAAGCACGATCATGTGGTGGGATCCGTAAGCCATCTGCCCCATGTCATTTCCGCCACTCTGGTCAATCTGGTCAGCCGGCTGGACGATGAAAACCAGACCATGCGCACAGTGGCAGCCGGGGGATTCAAAGACATTACCAGGATTTCCTCCTCCTCTCCGGATATGTGGGAAAATATCTGCCTGGCCAACCGGGATGAAATTCTCCGCCTGGTAGACACTTATGTGGCCTCCATCCAGCAGATCCGGGAGCGGATTGCCGCTTCCGACGGTTCCGGTATCCACAGCTTTTTTTCCAGCGCCAAAAACTACCGGGATTCCATCAACGTATCCGGTCAGGGATCCGTCCATCCGATTTATCAGCTCTTCTGCGACCTGATCGATGAAGCTGGCGGTATTGCTACGATTGCCACGATTCTGGCGTCCAACAATATCAGCATCAAAAATATCGGCATCATTCACAACCGGGAATTCGAACAGGGTGTTCTGCAGGTGGAATTCTATCAGAAGGAAGCCTTTGAAAACGCCCGGGATCTTCTGAAAAAGTATCACTATACCGTCTATGAACGATAA
- a CDS encoding radical SAM protein: protein MTAFKQMMYLPRWYFRSRILGEKRPLQTVLMITDYCNLSCRHCTPEGHQCRFMKPYDQIRRELLDAYAMGSRFVDFEGGEPTLWRDGAYRLNDLYDLAKKIGFFSGTLTTNGQLPFRGTRADAVWVSTDGYGASHDAVRGKGTFARLEKNIRESGVRHLSIAMSVNQLNRSSVGKLIRYVRKNPRIESAAFNFHTPFPETEELMLSPEEKREVIDEIIAYKKKGYPIMNSVSGLKIMKKRGFPKYCWMANYILVDGTRLPQCPGSIWKVCDDCGFCMAGEMYAVMHLKPDTLLAGIRLRM from the coding sequence ATGACAGCTTTCAAACAGATGATGTATCTGCCCCGGTGGTACTTCCGGAGCAGAATACTTGGAGAAAAACGCCCGCTGCAGACGGTGCTGATGATTACTGATTATTGTAATCTGTCCTGCAGGCACTGTACTCCGGAAGGCCATCAGTGCAGATTCATGAAACCCTATGATCAGATCCGGAGGGAACTGCTGGATGCCTATGCCATGGGTTCCCGGTTTGTGGATTTCGAAGGCGGTGAGCCGACCCTGTGGAGAGACGGAGCGTACAGACTGAACGATCTGTACGACCTGGCAAAGAAAATCGGATTTTTCAGCGGAACTCTGACGACCAACGGACAGCTTCCCTTTCGCGGAACCAGGGCGGATGCTGTGTGGGTCAGCACGGACGGCTACGGCGCCAGTCATGACGCGGTCCGCGGAAAGGGGACCTTTGCCCGTCTGGAGAAAAATATCCGGGAAAGCGGCGTCAGACATCTGAGTATCGCCATGTCTGTCAATCAGCTGAACCGTTCCTCCGTGGGGAAATTGATCCGGTATGTACGGAAAAATCCCCGGATCGAATCCGCAGCCTTTAATTTTCACACACCATTTCCGGAGACCGAGGAACTGATGCTGTCACCGGAGGAAAAACGGGAGGTCATTGATGAAATTATCGCCTATAAGAAAAAAGGATATCCGATTATGAATTCCGTATCCGGCTTAAAAATCATGAAAAAAAGGGGCTTTCCGAAATATTGCTGGATGGCCAATTATATTCTGGTTGACGGAACCAGACTGCCGCAGTGTCCGGGAAGCATCTGGAAGGTCTGTGATGACTGCGGCTTCTGCATGGCCGGTGAGATGTACGCGGTGATGCATTTAAAACCGGATACCCTGCTGGCGGGAATCCGGCTCCGGATGTAA
- the aroF gene encoding 3-deoxy-7-phosphoheptulonate synthase, whose translation MIIVMKPHAKEASVQKVLHTVTDSGLKTHLSKGESVTIIGVVGDKTKLDTNTILGLNEVEKIVNVTESYKLANRKFHPEPTRIQLNGTSIGPDTFTLMAGPCAIESEEQIVSTALAVKKAGATMLRGGAFKPRTSPYSFQGLEETGLKYMKTASEESGLPTICEITSARALELAVQYVDMLQIGARNMQNFELLKECGKAGKPVMLKRGLSSTIDEWLNAAEYIMSSGNPDVVLCERGIRTFETATRNTLDLSAVCVLKEKTHLPVIVDPSHATGVRSYIPPLAKAAAACGADGIMVEVHPNPPCALSDGPQSLTFEQFDRLVKELNPIVILTERSL comes from the coding sequence ATGATTATTGTAATGAAACCACACGCAAAAGAAGCGTCTGTACAGAAGGTTCTCCATACGGTCACCGACAGCGGACTGAAGACACATCTGTCCAAGGGTGAGTCAGTCACCATCATCGGTGTGGTCGGAGATAAAACAAAACTGGACACCAATACGATCCTGGGTCTGAATGAAGTGGAAAAAATCGTCAACGTAACCGAAAGTTACAAACTGGCCAACCGCAAATTCCACCCGGAGCCCACCCGGATACAGTTAAACGGGACCTCCATCGGTCCGGATACCTTTACGCTGATGGCCGGACCCTGTGCCATCGAATCGGAAGAGCAGATTGTATCCACTGCCCTTGCTGTCAAAAAAGCCGGCGCAACCATGCTGCGGGGCGGCGCCTTCAAGCCCAGAACCAGTCCCTACTCTTTCCAGGGTCTGGAAGAAACCGGATTAAAATATATGAAAACCGCATCGGAAGAAAGCGGTCTGCCGACCATCTGTGAAATCACCAGCGCCCGGGCGCTGGAGCTTGCGGTACAGTATGTGGACATGCTTCAGATCGGCGCCCGCAACATGCAGAATTTCGAACTGCTGAAAGAATGCGGCAAAGCCGGCAAACCGGTTATGCTTAAGCGCGGCCTTTCCTCCACCATTGACGAGTGGCTGAATGCCGCGGAATACATCATGTCCTCCGGCAATCCGGATGTGGTGCTGTGTGAGCGCGGAATCCGCACCTTTGAGACTGCCACCCGCAATACCCTGGATTTAAGCGCGGTCTGCGTCTTAAAGGAAAAAACCCACCTGCCTGTTATTGTGGATCCGTCCCACGCCACCGGCGTCCGTTCCTACATTCCGCCGCTGGCAAAAGCGGCTGCGGCCTGCGGAGCAGACGGCATCATGGTGGAAGTACATCCGAATCCGCCCTGCGCCTTATCTGACGGTCCCCAGTCCCTGACTTTTGAACAGTTTGACCGTCTGGTGAAGGAACTGAATCCGATTGTCATCCTTACAGAAAGGAGTCTGTAA
- a CDS encoding PHP domain-containing protein gives MKLTYDLHIHSCLSPCADDDMTPENIAGMAHLNHLHVAALTDHNTCRNCEAFLKAAARYGIFGICGMELTTAEEVHAVCLFPSLERAMDFDAYVADRRLLLQNTPELFGRQLLYAPDDQPAGEYDPLLLCATDISFSALTHLLPEFGGIYFPAHIDKPSNSLLSNLGFIPYDSEFSFYELSSRCTEDRQQELLERNPRLVPCRPLWNSDAHSLGQIKEGGIPLEADDVTFASLFRTAPC, from the coding sequence ATGAAACTGACCTATGATCTGCATATCCATTCCTGCCTGTCCCCCTGCGCGGATGACGATATGACGCCGGAAAACATCGCCGGAATGGCACATTTAAATCATCTGCACGTCGCGGCGCTGACCGACCACAACACCTGCCGCAACTGCGAAGCCTTTCTGAAGGCTGCCGCGCGCTACGGTATTTTCGGAATCTGCGGCATGGAACTGACCACAGCGGAAGAAGTCCATGCAGTCTGCCTGTTTCCTTCCCTGGAACGGGCCATGGATTTTGACGCATATGTCGCCGACCGCCGTCTTCTGCTGCAAAACACCCCCGAACTATTCGGCCGGCAGCTGCTTTACGCGCCGGATGATCAGCCGGCGGGCGAATACGACCCGTTGCTGCTCTGCGCCACGGATATCTCGTTTTCCGCATTGACGCATCTGCTGCCGGAATTCGGAGGCATTTATTTCCCGGCCCATATCGACAAGCCCAGCAATTCCCTGCTGTCCAACCTCGGTTTTATTCCCTATGACAGCGAATTCAGTTTTTACGAACTGAGCAGCCGGTGTACCGAAGACCGTCAGCAGGAACTTCTAGAACGGAATCCCCGCCTGGTCCCATGCAGACCCCTGTGGAATTCTGACGCCCACAGTCTGGGACAGATCAAAGAAGGAGGGATCCCTCTGGAGGCAGATGACGTAACCTTTGCTTCCCTCTTTCGTACAGCCCCCTGCTGA